One stretch of Equus caballus isolate H_3958 breed thoroughbred chromosome 24, TB-T2T, whole genome shotgun sequence DNA includes these proteins:
- the CHGA gene encoding chromogranin-A precursor (The RefSeq protein has 1 substitution compared to this genomic sequence): MRSAVVLALLLCAGQVIALPVNSPMDTGDTEVMKCIVEVISDTLSKPSPVPVSQECFETLRGDERILSILRHQNLLKELQDLALQGAKERAPQQKHSRLEDELAEVLEKQNHQAELKEVTEEALSEDAAEARGDSKEVEKNGEDADGARPQAALEPEQESRVEDAQAPGEEKEAINTHSPTRLPSQKHPDPQAEGDSDSPSQGLVDREKGLGAERGQQAKREEEEDEAGEKADAEEEGPTAAFNPHPSLSYKIRKGESWSEALAVDGARKTGAEEAQPPEGQGEREHSRQEEEEEEETAGASRGLFRGGKSRELEQEKEQERLSKEWEDAKRWSKMDQLAKELTAEKRLEGEDEEEDDPDRSMKLSFRARAYGFRGPGLQLRRGWRPSSREDSIEAGLPPPVRGYPEEKKEEEGSANRRPEDQELESLSAIEAELEKVAHQLQALRRG, from the exons tCATTGCCCTCCCTGTGAACAGCCCTATGGATACAGGGGATACTGAG GTGATGAAGTGCATCGTTGAGGTCATCTCTGACACGCTCTCCaagcccagccctgtgcctgTCAGCCAGGAGTGTTTCGAGACCCTGCGAGGAG ATGAACGGATCCTGTCAATCCTGCGACATCAGAATCTGCTGAAAGAGCTCCAAGACCTCGCACTCCAAG GTGCCAAGGAGAGGGCGCCTCAGCAGAAGCACAGCCGGCTTGAGGACGAACTCGCAGAGGTTCTCGAGAAGCAGAACCACCAGGCCGAGCTGAAGG AGGTGACAGAAGAGGCGCTCTCTGAGGATGCTGCAGAGGCAAGAGGGGATTCTAAAGAGGTGGAGAAGAATGGGGAAGATGCGGATggagccaggccccaggccgCCCTGGAGCCCGAGCAGGAGTCCAGGGTTGAGGATgcccaggccccaggggaggaaaaggaggccATCAACACCCACTCCCCAACCCGCCTCCCCAGCCAGAAACACCCAGACCCACAGGCTGAAGGGGACAGCGACAGCCCCTCCCAGGGTCTGGTGGACAGAGAGAAGGGCCTGGGTGCAGAGCGAGGGCAGCaggcaaagagagaagaggaggaggacgaggctGGAGAGAAGGCTGACGCTGAGGAGGAAGGCCCCACCGCAGCATTTAACCCCCACCCGAGCCTCAGCTATAAGATCCGGAAGGGAGAGA GTTGGTCCGAGGCTCTGGCCGTGGATGGAGCCAGGAAGACTGGGGCTGAGGAGGCTCAGCCCCCCGAGGGGCAGGGGGAGCGGGAGCACTCccggcaggaggaagaggaggaggaggagacggcGGGGGCCTCTCGAGGCCTCTTCCGGGGCGGGAAGAGCAGGGAGCTGGagcaggagaaggagcaggagcgGCTCTCCAAGGAGTGGGAGGATGCCAAGCGGTGGAGCAAGATGGACCAGCTGGCCAAGGAGCTGACGGCCGAGAAGCGGCTGGAgggggaggacgaggaggaggacgaCCCTGACCGCTCCATGAAGCTCTCCTTCCGGGCCCGGGCCTACGGCTTCAGGGGCCCCGGGCTGCAGCTGCGCCGAGGCTGGAGGCCGTCCTCCCGGGAGGACAGCATCGAGGCGGGCCTGCCCCCGCCGGTGCGCGGCTACccggaggagaagaaagaggaggaaggcagcgCCAACCGCAGACCAGAG GACCAGGAGCTGGAGAGCCTGTCGGCCATCGAGGCGGAGCTGGAGAAGGTGGCCCACCAGCTGCAGGCGCTGCGGCGGGGCTGA